The following DNA comes from candidate division WOR-3 bacterium.
TCGTGATTAATTATTCTATAGTCAGTATTTAGTTTTGATGCTTTTGTCTCTTTCGTGTATTCCTGATTAATTATTCTACAATCAGTTTGAGTGCTTTCTGGTTAGTATTGTCTTGATACTTTAGGAAATAGATGCCTTTGCCAAGTTGCTGGGCTAAAAGGGTTATGGTGTAAATGCCAGGATGATGATATTCATTCTTAAGGGTCTTAACTAAACAGCCTGTTGCATTGTAAAGTTTGATTGCAACCTTACCAGAAACTAAAACCGCATAACGAATCGTCGCACTCTTTTTAATCGGATTAGGCACCACTTCAACCATC
Coding sequences within:
- a CDS encoding T9SS type A sorting domain-containing protein: MVEVVPNPIKKSATIRYAVLVSGKVAIKLYNATGCLVKTLKNEYHHPGIYTITLLAQQLGKGIYFLKYQDNTNQKALKLIVE